From Gimesia panareensis, the proteins below share one genomic window:
- a CDS encoding 3-deoxy-D-manno-octulosonic acid transferase, which translates to MRLFSYLLNLAYGLLLIAVSPVLAYRVLVLKKYRSGWSQKFLGKLPERDGERPCFWFHAVSVGEVLQLPPLIAMLAEQHPELEFVISTTTHTGYAVAQEKFPDHTICYFPLDFSWAVKRGLKRIRPAAVILVEMELWPNFVLAAEQLQIPVSIINGRLSEKSFRGYRRLRALIGPLLNRLQLIAVQTDTYAARFAQLSGTTERIQVTGSIKFDGIEVERSNSLTQELREAFQLKQNESVLIAGSTQDPEERIALEIYLEIRRQFPDLRLILVPRHQERFEDVATLVRSYGLPLIRRSHQSQEDQSQLIPFTTSERPPVCLLDTLGELKACWGLADYAFVGGSLTKRGGQNMIEPAGYGAALMFGPNTWNFKDIVAALLQHQAATVVRNQQELQAQLTAWLQDPESAREQGARAQAFVMSQRGATQRTAELLAQSLVGTAKSAGKAA; encoded by the coding sequence GTGCGTTTATTTTCGTATCTGTTGAATCTGGCCTACGGTCTGCTGCTGATTGCGGTTTCCCCCGTCCTCGCCTACCGGGTTCTGGTGTTGAAGAAATATCGGTCCGGATGGAGCCAGAAATTTCTCGGTAAGTTACCAGAGCGCGACGGGGAGCGGCCCTGTTTCTGGTTTCATGCAGTCAGCGTGGGTGAAGTGCTGCAACTGCCTCCCCTGATTGCGATGCTTGCAGAACAGCATCCCGAACTGGAATTCGTGATCTCGACAACCACCCACACCGGGTATGCAGTGGCGCAGGAAAAATTTCCCGATCATACTATCTGCTATTTTCCTCTGGATTTCTCTTGGGCCGTCAAGCGGGGGCTGAAACGGATCCGCCCTGCTGCTGTGATCCTGGTCGAAATGGAACTCTGGCCGAACTTTGTGCTGGCAGCAGAACAGTTGCAGATCCCGGTTTCCATTATCAATGGTCGTTTAAGTGAAAAGAGCTTTCGTGGGTATCGGCGTTTACGGGCACTGATCGGCCCGCTGTTAAATCGCCTGCAGCTGATTGCCGTGCAGACGGATACCTATGCCGCTCGATTTGCGCAACTGTCTGGTACGACGGAGCGGATTCAGGTCACCGGGTCGATCAAATTCGATGGAATTGAAGTAGAGCGGAGTAATTCTCTGACACAGGAATTGCGAGAGGCATTTCAGCTGAAACAGAATGAATCAGTCCTGATTGCCGGCAGTACTCAGGATCCTGAAGAACGAATCGCTTTGGAGATCTATCTGGAAATCCGTCGGCAGTTTCCCGATCTGCGTCTGATTCTGGTCCCCCGCCATCAGGAGCGGTTTGAGGACGTGGCGACGCTGGTCAGGAGTTATGGCCTGCCACTCATTCGTCGGAGTCATCAGTCTCAGGAAGATCAGAGTCAGCTGATTCCGTTTACAACCTCAGAACGGCCACCAGTCTGCCTGTTGGATACCCTGGGAGAACTGAAAGCCTGCTGGGGACTGGCTGATTATGCGTTTGTGGGCGGCAGCCTGACAAAACGCGGAGGGCAGAATATGATTGAGCCCGCCGGTTACGGGGCCGCGTTGATGTTCGGTCCCAACACCTGGAATTTCAAGGATATTGTTGCCGCGCTTCTACAGCATCAGGCGGCGACGGTTGTCCGCAATCAGCAGGAACTGCAGGCACAGTTGACGGCCTGGCTGCAGGATCCCGAGTCTGCCCGGGAGCAGGGGGCACGGGCTCAGGCTTTTGTGATGAGTCAGCGGGGCGCCACACAGCGCACAGCCGAACTACTGGCACAGTCTCTGGTCGGGACAGCAAAGTCTGCGGGGAAGGCGGCTTAA
- the secA gene encoding preprotein translocase subunit SecA, which yields MEFLDKLGEWLTTVTAWLERFLTGLFGSSNERQIRKLGFVRDKEGRDEILPGSMLAEIDSFEPELMKLTDEELKQTADKLRARLAAGETLDDLLTYAFAAVRESARRNLNMRHYPVQMIGGYFLHNGTIAEMVTGEGKTLVSSLPAFLNALAGKVHIVTVNDYLALRDMEWMGPIHIALGLTVGAIQSRMGPEERQKHYACDITYGTNNEFGFDYLRDNMKPVKELQVQGPLNFAIVDEIDNILIDEARTPLIISGPAQDDVSKYSRANSVALKLKVGEDFEVKEKEHTCHLTDAGVKHAEELAGVESFYTAGNMEWPHLIDNSLKAHHLYKRDVNYVVQQGEVIIVDDHTGRLMPGRQWGDGLHQAVEAKEGVKIKEESQTLATITLQNFFKLYDKLAGMTGTAMTEAEEFWKIYQLDVVTIPTNRPMKRINFPDVIYQTEKEKWNAIADEVREVHKTGRPILVGTVSIEQSEIVSHRLSKYGIPHDVLNAKHHEREAEIIAQAGRKGAVTIATNMAGRGTDIILGGSAEHLAWEELSQKYESRIEVPKAEWDAKVKEIEKREGMDVEGEEVMELGGLHVIGSERHDSRRIDLQLRGRSGRQGDPGSSRFFLSLEDKLMRVFAGEWVKNILARLGMEEGEAIESGMVSKRIEGAQKKVEERHFEQRKHLLEYDEVMDEQRKAVYGYRQQILDGCNCRELIIDMIQRQVDEETDRLLDSSYRWDTIAAWSTQEAHIEVEASSVRDMTYEQLVSYLKDEASVQADDLIAEQISENLPEEYEDDWNWQALAKWANAHYGLNLNDRELRKIGRDGLHQFLYDHALKSIERIDFSPLETFLDAEWGIRSLSGYLNYQFGLEVDPEEFKDLSIPEAKNKVLEKVKELYREKEVSFPVTVGMYNFLGNQQQGNEANSRVGLVKWANSRFHSNLDLEALKGKQISEIQKILSAESEKVFVNGEASTRIEKYLSEAYSEDLAVMGTPAEDKEATLQELATWAQQELELDVTTEELEPLSTDEVRTRLYQAYNKRYRPELSQAERSLILEVLDTSWKDHLYYMDHLRSGIGLVGYAQKDPKVEYRREGMKAFDAMWGRIGQQVTAAIFRLEKQSPDFVGSLWQVTSTVHEEITDDYVSDEPTGEHESAPEPAQRSIEPIVNQQPKVGRNDPCPCGSGKKYKKCCGQNA from the coding sequence ATGGAATTCCTTGATAAACTGGGTGAGTGGCTGACAACAGTTACAGCATGGTTGGAACGGTTTCTGACAGGGTTGTTCGGCTCTTCCAACGAGCGACAAATCCGCAAGCTGGGCTTTGTGCGTGACAAAGAGGGCCGCGATGAGATTCTACCTGGTTCGATGCTCGCCGAAATTGACAGCTTCGAACCGGAGTTAATGAAACTCACCGATGAAGAGTTGAAGCAGACGGCGGATAAGCTCAGGGCGCGACTGGCGGCTGGTGAAACGCTGGATGATCTTCTGACATATGCCTTTGCTGCGGTGCGGGAATCCGCACGGCGGAATCTGAATATGCGGCACTATCCGGTGCAGATGATCGGTGGTTACTTCCTGCACAACGGAACGATCGCGGAAATGGTGACCGGGGAAGGTAAGACGCTGGTCTCCTCCCTGCCTGCTTTTCTGAATGCACTGGCCGGTAAGGTCCATATCGTGACGGTCAATGATTATCTGGCCCTCCGCGACATGGAATGGATGGGACCGATTCATATTGCTCTGGGGCTGACCGTGGGGGCGATTCAGTCGCGCATGGGACCCGAAGAACGCCAGAAACATTATGCCTGTGACATCACGTACGGTACGAACAACGAATTCGGGTTCGATTACCTCCGTGACAACATGAAGCCCGTCAAGGAACTGCAGGTACAGGGACCGCTCAATTTCGCGATCGTGGACGAAATCGATAACATCCTCATCGACGAAGCCCGTACGCCACTGATTATTTCCGGTCCGGCCCAGGATGATGTTTCGAAGTATTCCCGGGCCAATTCGGTCGCGCTGAAACTGAAAGTTGGCGAAGATTTTGAAGTCAAAGAAAAAGAGCATACCTGTCACCTGACCGATGCCGGTGTGAAACACGCCGAAGAACTGGCCGGTGTGGAAAGCTTTTATACTGCCGGCAACATGGAGTGGCCGCACCTGATCGACAATTCTCTTAAGGCGCATCACCTGTATAAACGCGACGTGAACTACGTCGTGCAGCAGGGTGAAGTGATCATCGTCGATGATCACACCGGTCGTCTGATGCCCGGTCGTCAGTGGGGCGATGGTCTGCACCAGGCCGTGGAAGCGAAAGAAGGGGTGAAGATCAAGGAAGAGTCACAGACGCTGGCGACGATTACCCTGCAGAATTTCTTCAAACTGTACGACAAACTGGCCGGGATGACCGGTACGGCAATGACCGAGGCCGAAGAATTCTGGAAAATCTATCAGCTGGATGTGGTCACGATTCCCACCAACCGCCCGATGAAACGGATTAACTTTCCTGACGTGATTTACCAGACCGAGAAGGAAAAGTGGAACGCGATTGCCGATGAAGTGCGTGAAGTACACAAAACTGGTCGGCCCATTCTGGTCGGGACGGTTTCGATTGAACAGTCAGAAATCGTCAGTCACCGATTGAGCAAATATGGCATTCCTCACGATGTTCTCAACGCGAAACACCACGAACGTGAAGCGGAAATCATCGCCCAGGCGGGACGTAAAGGGGCCGTGACGATCGCAACCAACATGGCTGGTCGTGGTACCGACATTATCCTCGGCGGAAGTGCAGAGCATCTGGCGTGGGAAGAGTTGAGCCAGAAATATGAATCCCGCATCGAAGTCCCGAAGGCGGAATGGGACGCCAAGGTCAAGGAGATCGAAAAGCGGGAAGGGATGGATGTCGAAGGCGAAGAGGTCATGGAACTGGGCGGGTTGCATGTGATCGGTTCAGAGCGGCATGATTCCCGCCGGATTGACCTGCAGCTCCGCGGTCGTTCCGGACGCCAGGGGGACCCGGGTTCCAGCCGGTTCTTCCTGTCGCTGGAAGATAAGCTGATGCGTGTCTTTGCCGGCGAGTGGGTGAAAAATATTCTGGCACGCCTGGGGATGGAAGAAGGGGAAGCCATCGAAAGCGGTATGGTTTCCAAGCGGATCGAAGGCGCCCAGAAGAAAGTCGAAGAACGCCATTTTGAACAGCGTAAGCATCTGCTCGAATATGATGAGGTGATGGACGAGCAGCGGAAGGCTGTTTACGGTTACCGCCAGCAGATCCTGGATGGCTGCAACTGTCGTGAACTGATTATTGATATGATTCAGAGGCAGGTTGACGAAGAAACCGATCGCCTGCTCGACAGCAGTTATCGCTGGGATACGATCGCTGCCTGGTCAACCCAGGAAGCACATATCGAAGTTGAAGCTTCCAGTGTCCGGGATATGACTTATGAGCAGCTGGTCAGCTATCTGAAAGACGAAGCCAGTGTGCAGGCTGACGACCTGATCGCGGAACAGATCAGCGAGAATCTGCCGGAAGAATATGAAGACGACTGGAACTGGCAGGCGCTCGCGAAATGGGCCAATGCGCACTACGGTCTGAATTTGAACGACCGTGAGTTAAGGAAGATCGGCCGTGACGGACTGCATCAGTTCCTTTACGATCACGCACTGAAATCGATTGAACGAATCGATTTTTCCCCGCTGGAGACCTTCCTGGATGCAGAGTGGGGAATCCGTTCCCTGTCCGGCTACCTGAATTATCAGTTTGGTCTGGAAGTGGATCCTGAGGAGTTCAAGGACCTGAGTATTCCAGAGGCCAAGAACAAGGTTCTGGAAAAAGTCAAAGAACTCTACCGGGAAAAAGAAGTTAGCTTCCCGGTTACCGTGGGGATGTATAACTTCCTGGGGAATCAGCAGCAGGGGAACGAGGCCAACAGTCGAGTCGGTCTGGTAAAGTGGGCGAATTCCCGCTTCCATTCCAATCTGGATCTGGAAGCACTCAAAGGCAAACAGATCAGTGAAATCCAGAAGATTCTCTCTGCTGAAAGCGAAAAGGTATTCGTCAATGGGGAGGCTTCTACCCGGATTGAGAAATATCTTTCCGAAGCCTATTCGGAAGACCTCGCGGTAATGGGGACACCAGCCGAAGACAAGGAAGCCACACTTCAGGAACTGGCAACCTGGGCACAACAGGAGCTGGAACTGGATGTGACCACTGAAGAGCTGGAGCCGCTCTCCACCGATGAAGTCCGGACGCGCCTGTACCAGGCTTACAATAAACGTTACCGTCCCGAACTGAGCCAGGCCGAGCGTTCGCTGATTCTGGAAGTGCTGGATACATCGTGGAAAGACCACCTGTATTACATGGACCATCTGCGGTCCGGGATTGGGCTGGTCGGCTATGCTCAGAAGGATCCGAAAGTCGAATATCGCCGCGAAGGGATGAAGGCCTTCGACGCGATGTGGGGGCGAATCGGCCAGCAGGTTACGGCTGCCATTTTCCGGTTGGAAAAACAGAGTCCGGATTTTGTCGGATCATTGTGGCAGGTGACCTCGACTGTTCACGAAGAAATCACTGACGATTACGTTTCTGATGAGCCAACCGGCGAGCATGAAAGTGCTCCCGAGCCAGCACAACGGTCGATCGAACCGATTGTAAACCAGCAGCCGAAAGTCGGCAGAAATGATCCCTGCCCCTGTGGCAGCGGGAAGAAATACAAAAAGTGCTGCGGCCAGAATGCGTAG
- a CDS encoding sulfite oxidase-like oxidoreductase, with protein sequence MYNTSDDEKYQADNPPLPPTPESGIIISADTHRSERIPAGQSRTRKWPVLHATTVPQIDLDTWKLEVGGLVDTPLTFSWDEYQRLPRTRVFADFHCVTRWSRLGNLWEGVSAREIMQRAGVQQAARFVIATGYDGEWTTNLPLADFQSEDVLLCDTHDGTPLDPDHGGPLRLIVPLLYAWKSAKWLKRIEFVAEDTPGYWERCGYHNHGDPWVVDENNPDGERFQSKDQIPPGFEA encoded by the coding sequence ATGTATAACACCTCGGACGATGAAAAATACCAGGCCGACAATCCACCGCTCCCCCCGACTCCGGAGTCCGGTATCATCATCAGCGCCGACACCCATCGCTCCGAACGGATTCCCGCAGGCCAGAGCCGGACCCGCAAGTGGCCCGTTCTCCACGCCACCACGGTCCCCCAGATTGATCTCGACACCTGGAAACTTGAAGTCGGAGGCCTGGTCGACACGCCGCTCACTTTCAGCTGGGACGAATATCAACGGCTGCCACGCACCCGGGTTTTCGCCGACTTCCACTGTGTCACACGCTGGTCCCGACTGGGTAATCTCTGGGAAGGGGTCTCGGCACGTGAAATCATGCAACGGGCTGGTGTACAACAGGCTGCCCGTTTTGTGATCGCGACTGGCTATGATGGAGAGTGGACAACCAACCTCCCCCTGGCCGACTTCCAGTCAGAAGATGTGCTGCTGTGCGACACACACGACGGGACTCCCCTCGATCCGGACCATGGCGGTCCGTTACGGCTGATCGTCCCCCTGCTCTATGCCTGGAAGAGTGCGAAGTGGCTCAAGCGGATCGAGTTCGTCGCCGAAGACACCCCTGGCTACTGGGAGCGATGCGGTTATCATAATCATGGCGATCCCTGGGTGGTTGATGAAAACAATCCTGATGGCGAACGTTTTCAGTCGAAGGACCAGATTCCACCCGGGTTTGAAGCATAG
- a CDS encoding DUF6940 family protein gives MWDVKRDPLADSQKIRFLLEENAQSLSFADVLERWRECPDFSLWFSQQLAELPFTAFRWETPAVTASTVSRLFEFVVIDSPALVRQADRTAFTEHFSSAAPESVVSFSNLRGDAILVVPCPSHSAVDYCHLADFVRGASELQQQELWKTVGTVMQARLNEQPVWLSTAGAGVAWLHVRLDDRPKYYGHQPYRSERV, from the coding sequence ATGTGGGATGTAAAACGAGACCCACTGGCTGACTCGCAAAAGATCCGTTTCCTGCTGGAAGAAAATGCACAGAGTCTTAGCTTTGCAGACGTGCTGGAAAGATGGCGGGAGTGTCCTGACTTCAGTCTGTGGTTCAGCCAGCAACTGGCGGAATTGCCTTTCACTGCGTTTCGCTGGGAAACGCCTGCGGTGACTGCATCCACTGTGTCTCGACTTTTCGAGTTTGTGGTGATCGACAGTCCGGCTCTGGTCCGCCAGGCCGATCGAACCGCATTTACGGAGCATTTTTCATCTGCAGCACCTGAATCTGTCGTGAGCTTTTCCAATCTGAGAGGGGATGCCATTCTGGTCGTTCCCTGTCCCTCCCATTCAGCGGTGGATTATTGTCACCTGGCGGACTTTGTGCGTGGTGCGTCTGAATTGCAGCAACAGGAACTCTGGAAGACTGTCGGCACCGTGATGCAGGCCCGTCTCAATGAGCAGCCGGTCTGGCTAAGTACTGCAGGGGCGGGAGTTGCCTGGCTGCATGTCCGACTGGATGACCGACCGAAATATTATGGACATCAGCCTTATCGCTCAGAGAGAGTCTGA
- a CDS encoding endonuclease V: MNLALDVYYHPDDSATVAGILFEDWESDQATKSLLKSIPQVAEYEPGQFYKRELPCLLALIDEVEQKLETVVIDGFVTLGADQRPGLGAHLFQELGSETPVIGVAKSRFNETPTETEILRGSSQNPLFVTAMGIPLTEAQQKIQSMHGEYRIPTLLKQVDQLCRSDKNEI, translated from the coding sequence GTGAATCTAGCTCTGGATGTCTACTACCACCCTGACGACTCAGCCACCGTAGCGGGAATATTGTTCGAGGACTGGGAATCCGATCAAGCCACGAAATCCCTTCTGAAATCGATTCCCCAGGTCGCCGAATACGAACCGGGACAGTTCTATAAACGTGAGCTTCCCTGCCTGCTCGCGCTGATCGATGAGGTAGAACAGAAACTCGAAACTGTTGTCATTGACGGCTTCGTCACACTGGGAGCAGATCAGCGACCCGGACTGGGTGCGCATCTTTTTCAGGAGCTGGGTTCAGAGACACCCGTCATCGGGGTGGCGAAATCCCGTTTCAACGAGACTCCCACGGAAACCGAGATCCTGCGGGGCAGCAGTCAGAATCCACTATTCGTGACAGCCATGGGTATTCCGCTGACGGAAGCGCAACAGAAAATCCAGTCCATGCATGGTGAATATCGTATTCCGACATTACTCAAACAGGTCGACCAGCTTTGCAGATCAGATAAAAATGAAATCTAA
- the pckA gene encoding phosphoenolpyruvate carboxykinase (ATP): protein MESFDLSEHGINVDWVMRNPDPSMLYEEAIRYEPGTSISDTGALIAYSGEKTGRSPKDKRVVKHKNSQEDIWWGDVNYPLEQHAFYCNRERATDYLNICPHLYVIDAFAGWDPEYQIKVRVICSRPYHALFMHNMLIRPTEEQLKDFGKPDYVIYNAGTFPANRFTTGMTSKTSVDLSIEDGEIVILGTEYAGEMKKGIFTVMNYLMPKRGILSMHCSATADKQTGRSSVLFGLSGTGKTTLSADPKRYLIGDDEHCWTDNGIFNIEGGCYAKAIYLSRENEPEIFQALRYGAVLENVVYDEARHHVDFNDTSFTQNTRGAYPIEYMTSAKIPCVADHPTDVIFLTCDAFGVLPPVSKLTPEQAMYHFISGYTAKVAGTEMGVNEPEATFSPCFGGPFLVWHPGKYADLLAEKIRKYNANVWLVNTGWNGGAYGVGNRISLQHTRAIIDAIHSGTLNHAPTEVDPIFGTATVTKCPDVDSKMLVPHNSWADQSAYKETAKKLAHAFNQNFMKYSSGVSEEVLAAAPQV, encoded by the coding sequence ATGGAGTCGTTTGATCTGTCGGAGCATGGTATCAATGTGGATTGGGTCATGCGGAACCCTGATCCTTCGATGTTGTACGAAGAAGCCATTCGCTATGAGCCGGGGACTTCGATCTCCGATACGGGGGCATTGATCGCCTATTCGGGCGAGAAGACAGGTCGTTCTCCGAAGGACAAACGCGTCGTCAAACACAAAAACTCCCAGGAAGATATCTGGTGGGGGGACGTGAATTACCCGCTGGAGCAGCATGCGTTTTACTGCAACCGGGAGCGGGCTACCGACTATCTGAATATCTGCCCCCACCTGTATGTGATTGATGCCTTTGCCGGCTGGGATCCGGAATACCAGATCAAGGTCCGTGTGATCTGCTCGCGACCCTATCATGCGCTGTTCATGCACAACATGCTGATTCGACCTACCGAAGAACAGTTGAAAGATTTCGGAAAGCCGGACTACGTAATTTACAATGCGGGTACTTTTCCCGCGAATCGTTTCACCACGGGGATGACTTCCAAAACCAGCGTTGATTTGAGCATCGAAGATGGTGAGATCGTCATCCTGGGAACCGAGTATGCCGGCGAAATGAAAAAGGGCATCTTTACGGTGATGAATTACCTGATGCCCAAACGCGGAATTTTGTCGATGCACTGCTCGGCGACTGCAGATAAGCAGACGGGGCGTTCTTCGGTGCTGTTCGGGTTGTCGGGGACGGGGAAGACGACTCTCTCGGCTGACCCCAAGCGGTATCTGATTGGTGACGATGAACACTGCTGGACCGATAACGGTATTTTCAATATCGAGGGGGGCTGTTACGCAAAAGCGATCTATCTGTCTCGCGAAAATGAACCGGAGATCTTCCAGGCGCTGCGTTACGGGGCGGTGCTGGAGAATGTGGTCTATGATGAAGCACGGCACCACGTGGACTTTAACGATACGAGCTTCACGCAAAATACGCGGGGAGCCTATCCGATCGAATATATGACCAGTGCGAAAATTCCCTGCGTGGCGGATCATCCCACCGATGTGATCTTCCTGACCTGTGATGCGTTTGGCGTGCTGCCTCCCGTAAGTAAACTGACTCCCGAGCAGGCCATGTATCACTTTATCAGTGGTTATACCGCGAAGGTGGCGGGCACAGAGATGGGAGTCAACGAACCGGAAGCGACGTTCTCACCCTGTTTTGGCGGCCCGTTCCTCGTCTGGCATCCCGGAAAATATGCGGATCTGCTGGCGGAGAAAATCCGCAAGTACAATGCGAATGTCTGGCTGGTCAACACCGGCTGGAACGGCGGTGCTTATGGGGTGGGCAACCGTATCAGCCTGCAGCACACGCGGGCAATCATTGATGCGATTCATTCAGGAACGCTCAACCATGCTCCGACAGAGGTTGATCCGATTTTTGGAACTGCAACGGTTACCAAATGCCCCGATGTGGATTCCAAAATGCTGGTGCCTCACAACTCCTGGGCTGATCAGAGTGCCTACAAAGAGACCGCGAAAAAACTGGCACATGCATTCAATCAGAACTTCATGAAGTATTCCTCCGGCGTTTCAGAAGAAGTCCTCGCGGCAGCACCCCAGGTTTAG
- a CDS encoding NAD-dependent epimerase/dehydratase family protein, with protein sequence MGRKAGRMKVLVTGGGGFLGLYIVEQLVQAGETVRVFCRGEYPRLKELNVETVQGDIRDAAAVQRACAGIETVYHTAAVSGIWGPWDYFYGINTQGTLNVLDACKTQGVTRLIYTSSPSVVYDGTPHENASEKLPYSQNFLCHYPHTKMLAEKAVLAANGEQGLATVALRPHLIWGPRDNHLIPRLIQRAKSGRLRQVGTGDNLISMSYVENAAAAHLQAAARLFFDSPVGGQAYFINEPEPVVMWEWINQLLTTAGLPPVQKRISARAANRIGAVLEFLYRTLHLPGEPPMTRFLASQLSSSHYYDISRARLDFGYAPLVSFDEAMQRMEPELKRLAAR encoded by the coding sequence ATGGGCAGAAAGGCAGGTCGGATGAAAGTCCTCGTGACCGGGGGCGGCGGCTTCCTGGGGCTGTATATCGTCGAACAACTGGTGCAAGCGGGCGAAACGGTACGCGTCTTCTGTCGGGGGGAGTACCCGCGTCTCAAAGAACTGAATGTGGAAACGGTTCAGGGAGACATTCGGGACGCTGCTGCGGTACAGCGGGCCTGCGCAGGCATCGAGACCGTCTATCATACCGCTGCAGTCTCCGGGATCTGGGGGCCGTGGGATTATTTTTATGGCATCAATACGCAGGGAACATTGAACGTTCTGGATGCCTGCAAAACGCAGGGGGTGACCCGGCTGATTTACACCAGTTCACCCAGCGTAGTTTACGATGGCACTCCCCATGAGAATGCCAGTGAAAAGCTTCCCTACAGCCAGAATTTTCTCTGTCATTATCCTCATACAAAAATGCTGGCCGAAAAGGCGGTCCTGGCAGCCAATGGTGAGCAGGGGTTGGCGACGGTCGCTTTGCGGCCACATCTGATCTGGGGACCCCGCGATAACCATCTGATCCCCCGGCTGATTCAGCGTGCCAAATCGGGCCGATTACGCCAGGTCGGGACCGGCGACAATCTGATCTCGATGAGTTACGTCGAAAACGCGGCTGCCGCCCATCTGCAGGCTGCGGCGCGGTTGTTTTTTGACTCTCCCGTCGGAGGGCAAGCCTATTTTATCAATGAACCAGAGCCAGTGGTGATGTGGGAGTGGATCAATCAGTTGCTCACGACAGCGGGATTGCCACCCGTGCAGAAACGGATCTCTGCCAGGGCGGCGAACCGAATCGGTGCGGTTTTGGAGTTTTTGTACCGTACTCTGCATCTGCCAGGTGAACCGCCAATGACCCGCTTTCTCGCCTCACAGTTGAGCAGTTCCCACTATTACGACATCAGTCGTGCGCGGCTTGACTTTGGATATGCACCTCTGGTCAGTTTTGACGAGGCAATGCAGCGAATGGAGCCGGAACTGAAGCGCCTGGCCGCTCGTTGA